In Leptospira congkakensis, the DNA window TGAGAGTGGTTCCGGTTTGTGGTTTTCGGATTCTAAATTTCCAATTCATCTTTTCCTTGCTCTAGACATTTCTTTCGAGAAATTGACTTTTATGTCCAGGATCTTCACTCCAGAACTCTTTTTGGTGATTGCCGCCATTCTTTGGGGTGGAACCTTTGTGGTCATCAAACTTGCACTAGATTCGGTGCCACCCTTCCTATTTTTAGCGGTTCGGTTTTGGCTCGCAGGAATCATCACTTTACTGCTGTATCGTAAAACTTTATTTTCCAAAGCCAACAGAAGGTGGGATTATATTTTTCCGGCTTTTCTTGTGGCACTTGCAGCGCTTTTAGGTTATGCCTTCCAAACCATCGGACTTGTTTATACAACAGCCACGCAGTCTGGATTTATGACGGGTGCCTATGTTGTGTTTGTTCCCTTGTTACAAATTGCCATTGAAAGAAAGTTACCTTCGCTACGCACTTGGATTGCCGTTTTGATTGTAGTGGCTGGATTATTTTTAATTTCACAAAACGGAAAAACCTACGAAGAAATCCTTCAGACCACTGGCTTTGGGTTGGGTGAT includes these proteins:
- a CDS encoding DMT family transporter yields the protein MSRIFTPELFLVIAAILWGGTFVVIKLALDSVPPFLFLAVRFWLAGIITLLLYRKTLFSKANRRWDYIFPAFLVALAALLGYAFQTIGLVYTTATQSGFMTGAYVVFVPLLQIAIERKLPSLRTWIAVLIVVAGLFLISQNGKTYEEILQTTGFGLGDGLTLIGAFFFAIYIILIDIFSKKIPAQILVSFEILLIAVVSTTLFPVESILLNQSVSIQFDMKFWIGIIYTSVFATIFTTQIQTRYQKAVPPARAGLLYSMEPVFSFFLAYLVLGERLGVVGAIGSGLTLFGIVFSELGKWNKREE